One window of uncultured Trichococcus sp. genomic DNA carries:
- a CDS encoding L-lactate dehydrogenase gives MHKNKLVVVGVGHVGSYVLADAMKLRLFAEIATIDILEDVAHGEALDQAHATALTYMSNVDVHAGDYADCADADVIIIAAGPSVLKDDNNPDAIPDRASLTGKNAAVIREVMAEITKYTKEAIIILITNPLDTVTYIAASEFDYPEGRIFGTGTMLDSARLRKVISQQFGVDPKSVTGYMMGEHGFTAFPVVSRLAINGIRYDEFASHFPEVETLDPEAIGEAVVKSAYDVLNGKGWTNAGVAQAAITLAQAVLLDEKSVHPVCTILRGQYGHDGDVALSMPCLIGRNGVEKQFSIALNEWETTKLNASIDYIQLAMKDAKTGPFKE, from the coding sequence ATGCACAAAAATAAACTTGTTGTGGTGGGTGTGGGTCACGTAGGTTCCTACGTGTTGGCTGACGCGATGAAATTGCGGTTATTTGCGGAAATCGCGACAATCGATATCCTGGAGGATGTTGCCCATGGGGAAGCCTTGGACCAGGCGCATGCGACCGCATTGACCTATATGTCCAATGTGGATGTGCACGCGGGGGATTACGCTGATTGCGCAGATGCGGACGTGATCATCATCGCCGCCGGACCGAGTGTGCTGAAGGATGACAACAATCCGGACGCCATCCCGGATCGCGCCTCCTTGACCGGGAAAAACGCGGCGGTCATCCGTGAAGTCATGGCGGAAATCACCAAATATACAAAAGAGGCCATCATCATTCTGATCACGAATCCATTGGACACAGTGACCTATATCGCGGCCAGCGAATTCGATTATCCGGAAGGCCGGATTTTCGGAACCGGCACGATGCTGGATTCGGCCCGGCTGCGCAAAGTGATTTCGCAACAGTTCGGCGTCGATCCTAAGAGTGTGACCGGCTACATGATGGGCGAGCACGGATTCACTGCCTTTCCGGTAGTGAGCCGGCTGGCCATAAACGGCATCCGTTATGATGAGTTCGCAAGTCATTTCCCGGAAGTGGAGACATTGGATCCCGAAGCAATCGGCGAGGCGGTCGTGAAGTCGGCCTATGATGTCCTGAACGGAAAAGGCTGGACGAACGCCGGGGTTGCGCAAGCCGCCATCACCTTGGCGCAAGCGGTCCTGTTGGATGAAAAAAGCGTCCATCCCGTCTGCACGATTCTGCGCGGGCAGTACGGCCATGACGGCGATGTGGCCTTGAGTATGCCTTGCCTGATCGGCCGCAATGGTGTGGAAAAACAATTCAGCATTGCGTTGAATGAGTGGGAAACGACCAAACTCAACGCTTCCATCGATTACATCCAGTTGGCGATGAAAGATGCAAAGACGGGTCCGTTCAAAGAGTAA
- a CDS encoding AraC family transcriptional regulator encodes MYTMSNIKNLSLKIVLAEKNTITAAQPTNYQKFPYVKLFYVTSGDVSLIMKETTEKLSKDQLILLNPNVEYYWDLTGDKAAEIIEVGIHGLEFSKIGDAESDFSYYRHNDGEKETATFLNLLLDEMSTRNQGYEEVSKRFVEIILIHLLRLEEFSIRNSLNKKNHKEIQTVKNYMKVNYHKNITLDDLVDLVHINKFYLIRIFKQEVGMSPIDYLIHIRIDEAQKMLRNTNIAIADIAHLVGFQSPSHFSKTFRELSNCTPSQYRRQGNQ; translated from the coding sequence ATGTATACCATGTCCAACATAAAAAACCTCTCCTTGAAGATTGTACTCGCTGAAAAGAATACAATCACAGCCGCCCAACCTACTAACTACCAAAAATTCCCTTATGTTAAACTTTTCTACGTTACATCTGGGGATGTTTCTTTAATAATGAAAGAAACGACGGAAAAGCTTTCAAAAGATCAATTGATCTTATTGAATCCAAATGTAGAGTATTATTGGGACCTGACAGGAGATAAAGCTGCAGAAATCATCGAAGTCGGCATCCACGGCTTAGAGTTCTCAAAAATCGGGGACGCAGAAAGCGATTTCTCTTATTACCGCCACAACGACGGTGAAAAAGAAACCGCAACCTTCCTGAATTTATTGCTGGATGAAATGAGTACACGCAACCAAGGCTACGAAGAGGTCAGCAAACGCTTCGTCGAGATCATCCTGATCCACTTATTGCGTCTGGAAGAATTCTCGATCCGGAACTCACTGAACAAGAAGAACCACAAAGAAATCCAAACGGTCAAGAATTACATGAAAGTGAATTACCACAAGAACATCACGTTGGATGACTTGGTGGATCTGGTCCACATCAACAAATTCTACTTGATCCGTATCTTCAAGCAGGAAGTCGGTATGTCGCCGATCGACTACTTGATCCATATCCGTATCGATGAAGCGCAAAAAATGTTGCGCAACACCAATATCGCAATCGCCGATATTGCGCACTTGGTTGGCTTCCAGTCACCTTCGCACTTCTCGAAAACATTCCGGGAATTGTCGAACTGCACGCCTTCACAGTACCGTCGTCAAGGAAACCAATAA
- a CDS encoding GNAT family N-acetyltransferase, which yields MIRKARKEDCSELYDLIHEIFVDMELPLLDLLEPDVLKAAMVRAMGEDIYRFSYRNGLVYEENGEILGCCFGYPGATEPIIDASLRTAFEEMRVTAPRLFPDSETFAGEWYLDSIVTKQSARGKGVAYQLLQALPTLASAAGETVIGLNCEKDNLQAKKLYEKVGFRTVSERTLSGHVYDHMQWDLKGISFIK from the coding sequence ATGATACGCAAAGCCCGAAAAGAGGATTGTTCGGAACTCTACGACCTGATCCACGAAATCTTTGTGGATATGGAATTGCCGCTGCTCGACCTGTTGGAGCCGGATGTCCTGAAAGCCGCGATGGTCAGAGCTATGGGGGAGGATATCTACCGGTTCAGTTACCGGAATGGCCTCGTCTATGAAGAAAACGGTGAAATCCTCGGCTGTTGCTTCGGCTATCCGGGAGCAACCGAACCCATCATCGATGCCTCACTCCGGACCGCTTTTGAGGAAATGCGCGTCACAGCTCCCAGACTTTTCCCCGACAGCGAAACGTTTGCCGGAGAATGGTATTTGGATTCCATCGTGACGAAGCAGTCAGCTCGTGGAAAAGGTGTCGCTTACCAATTGCTGCAAGCCTTGCCGACACTCGCGTCAGCCGCAGGCGAAACCGTCATCGGCCTGAATTGCGAAAAGGACAATCTGCAGGCAAAAAAACTTTACGAAAAAGTCGGCTTCCGGACCGTTTCCGAGCGGACTTTGAGCGGGCATGTCTATGACCATATGCAGTGGGACCTCAAAGGAATATCCTTTATCAAATAA
- a CDS encoding ATP-binding cassette domain-containing protein, with translation MAFVELKNLNKFYPISGAEDFQALKDVNLSLDKGELVSIVGESGSGKSTLMNLLGGLDSQFSGEITIDGQKMSTFKEKDFVNYHKEKIGFVFQSFNLVSHLSVLDNVTLAMTLSNVDKKARVARAREVLKQLGLEDQYKKKPSQLSGGQKQRVAIARALVNDPDIIIADEPTGALDSQTTDQVLDIIQDIAKTGKLVIMVTHSEKVAARSTRVVTIDDGKIIGDVHQGEIALHDNAFELQQKSKSKNLTFFAAIRLALLNMKEKLARNILIALGGSIGIMSIIVMLSLGEGVNDYLTETMNANVNPLVSEVRMPIVMETNASENTDSSVMIMTPAGAEIPAGSAPSGPPAGVTQSDPFGEEDLEKLRNIPHVAEVNLAYSSLTIGSDNVIYEGEKYAFMNFGTTSGMTDSNILYGAFPEEGEILITEGVANQMAATAEEAIGKEVTLDVTVDGESLEKNYVISGIYTAGQTIGAFESVYMSTESFETLTAENDLEVEPNVVYLVSDDPENTQAIKDEVAALGYRGSSADALASTFTQMLDIFTYILSGVAGISLFVSAIMILTVLYISVVERTQEIGVIKAIGGRKKDIRRIFVSESFLIGLFSGLLGVGIAYLITVVGNIVVENLFDTAILNMTPAFAVFGIVTSVIISMVAGLMPAQKAAGLDPVEALRHD, from the coding sequence ATGGCTTTTGTCGAACTAAAAAATCTGAATAAATTTTATCCCATCAGCGGAGCGGAAGATTTCCAGGCGCTGAAGGACGTCAACCTGTCCTTGGACAAGGGCGAGTTGGTCTCAATCGTCGGGGAGTCCGGCAGCGGAAAATCGACCTTGATGAACCTGTTGGGCGGGCTGGACAGCCAATTCTCAGGCGAAATAACCATTGACGGCCAAAAAATGAGCACGTTCAAGGAAAAAGATTTCGTGAATTACCACAAAGAAAAGATCGGCTTCGTTTTCCAGAGTTTCAACCTCGTCTCCCACCTCAGTGTGCTGGATAACGTCACGTTGGCAATGACGCTGTCGAACGTCGACAAAAAAGCACGGGTCGCAAGGGCGAGAGAAGTCCTGAAGCAACTTGGCCTTGAAGATCAATACAAAAAGAAACCGAGCCAGTTATCCGGTGGGCAAAAACAGCGTGTGGCCATCGCCCGCGCACTCGTCAACGATCCGGATATCATCATTGCCGATGAGCCTACCGGAGCTCTGGACTCGCAGACGACGGATCAGGTTTTGGACATCATCCAGGACATCGCCAAAACCGGCAAACTCGTCATCATGGTCACCCACTCGGAGAAGGTAGCGGCCCGCTCCACACGCGTCGTTACGATCGATGACGGAAAAATTATCGGCGATGTCCATCAGGGCGAGATTGCCTTGCACGACAACGCATTTGAACTGCAGCAGAAAAGCAAGAGCAAAAATCTCACTTTTTTTGCGGCGATCCGTTTGGCCCTTCTTAATATGAAGGAAAAGTTGGCCCGAAACATCCTGATTGCGCTTGGCGGCAGCATCGGCATCATGAGCATCATCGTGATGCTGTCCCTTGGTGAAGGCGTCAATGACTATCTGACCGAAACGATGAACGCCAACGTCAATCCGCTTGTCAGCGAAGTGCGGATGCCCATCGTGATGGAAACCAACGCTAGCGAAAATACCGATTCTTCGGTGATGATCATGACTCCCGCCGGTGCGGAGATCCCTGCCGGATCCGCGCCATCGGGGCCTCCTGCCGGGGTGACGCAATCCGACCCGTTCGGAGAAGAAGATCTGGAAAAACTGCGGAATATTCCGCATGTGGCTGAAGTCAATCTGGCCTACTCTTCGCTTACGATCGGCAGCGATAACGTCATATATGAAGGGGAAAAATATGCCTTCATGAACTTCGGGACAACCTCCGGAATGACCGATTCCAACATCCTCTACGGTGCGTTCCCTGAAGAAGGCGAAATCCTGATCACAGAAGGTGTCGCCAATCAGATGGCTGCTACTGCGGAAGAAGCCATCGGAAAAGAAGTGACCCTGGATGTTACCGTAGACGGTGAGTCGTTGGAAAAAAATTACGTCATCAGCGGTATTTATACAGCCGGCCAAACAATTGGGGCATTCGAATCCGTTTATATGTCAACCGAATCCTTCGAAACTTTGACTGCTGAGAACGATCTCGAAGTGGAACCGAACGTTGTTTACTTGGTATCCGATGATCCTGAAAACACCCAAGCCATCAAAGATGAAGTAGCCGCTTTGGGTTACCGCGGTTCTTCGGCGGATGCCCTGGCTTCCACTTTCACCCAGATGCTGGATATCTTCACCTACATCCTTTCCGGGGTTGCCGGCATCTCCTTGTTCGTGTCCGCCATCATGATTTTGACGGTGCTCTATATCAGCGTTGTGGAACGCACACAAGAAATCGGCGTCATCAAAGCGATCGGCGGCCGGAAGAAAGATATCCGCCGCATCTTCGTTTCCGAATCCTTCCTGATCGGCCTCTTCAGCGGATTGCTGGGCGTAGGCATCGCCTACCTCATCACTGTTGTCGGAAACATTGTTGTGGAGAATCTGTTTGACACGGCCATCCTGAATATGACACCGGCGTTCGCAGTATTCGGTATTGTCACCAGCGTGATCATCAGCATGGTGGCCGGCCTGATGCCAGCCCAAAAAGCAGCCGGCCTAGACCCAGTAGAAGCCCTAAGACACGATTAA
- a CDS encoding TetR/AcrR family transcriptional regulator, whose protein sequence is MEKFVEALKQKIRSKEGLSPKMQDILDACVVLFSTKGFSNTSTKDIAKAANVAEGTIYKHFGTKENLLYATIFPILRDIISAEALAQVQQFRNSAENAPFERFVEFIVRKDVLMPEEHFQSGKIFLTEMMYDKQRCQEFITMIPKDLIEGIYAILDGYKEKNEIVDWPNPVIWQYIMSILFGNHLTHYVLFTDTKRDKEAEIAYLTQQIVKGLKPDSH, encoded by the coding sequence ATGGAAAAGTTTGTGGAAGCTTTAAAACAAAAAATTCGCAGTAAAGAAGGTTTGTCTCCCAAGATGCAGGATATTCTGGATGCTTGCGTGGTGCTGTTCTCTACGAAAGGATTTTCCAACACCAGCACAAAGGATATCGCAAAAGCAGCCAATGTTGCTGAAGGAACCATCTACAAGCACTTCGGGACCAAGGAAAACCTGCTGTATGCTACGATTTTCCCGATTCTGCGCGACATCATCTCAGCGGAAGCGCTCGCCCAAGTGCAGCAGTTCCGCAATTCTGCAGAGAATGCACCATTTGAGCGGTTCGTGGAATTCATCGTGCGCAAAGATGTCCTGATGCCGGAAGAGCATTTCCAGTCGGGAAAGATTTTCCTTACTGAAATGATGTACGACAAACAGCGTTGCCAAGAGTTCATCACCATGATCCCCAAAGACCTGATAGAAGGCATTTACGCGATACTCGATGGCTACAAAGAAAAAAACGAAATCGTCGATTGGCCGAACCCTGTCATTTGGCAATACATCATGAGCATCCTGTTCGGCAATCATCTGACCCATTACGTCCTTTTCACGGATACAAAACGCGACAAAGAAGCCGAAATCGCTTATCTGACCCAACAGATCGTCAAAGGCCTGAAACCTGACAGTCACTAG